In the genome of Brachypodium distachyon strain Bd21 chromosome 3, Brachypodium_distachyon_v3.0, whole genome shotgun sequence, the window aaggagggagtactgttttTCTATAATCACTAATATGACCAGAAGATTGACTGAACTGtatctttctttccttttgtcCTAGCTATCTGGAGCACCATCTCTTGCGTGACACCTACACTAAGGAAACAGTACCTGCTCTGCACAGGATCAGGTAAATCCAACTTAATTGCTCTGGTCACTGAGGGAAGCAGCACTTAATTTTTCCAACATGAAAAATGaatgtttttctttgcagTTAGCAACCACCTTATGGTATTTACTGTTTATTGCAGAAAGTATCTTGTGGAGGCAACAAAAGAAGCATCCAATTCCTATAATGAAGCGGTATGATACAACATCTTCCTTTGCTCTGTGTTGTCTTTCAAATGCTTGGTCTGTGGTAGCAAACATCACTCATCAATGAAATCCTTCATTTTAATCCCATATTCTTGTTTTTGATTACTATGGATGGTTAGATCATAGCTTCTTACAAAAGTTGTAAAGGGTGACCATTGGCACTGATATAACAGCCAGTTAAAATCCAGCAAGTCTTGCACACCTTCTGGTATATTAGTAACTCGTTTAGTCATGTGGGTGAAATCTTGATCATGGAGCATGGTTGTCCACTGTTCACACACCTTCTATAAATTTTGATGGAAGCTGACAGAGAGTAGGGAGCCACAGGAGGCAGTATTAGCAGCTGCTTTTGAGTGAAAAATATACATCCGAGGTGCGAGTAATCAATTAAGATTGAACTTAGTCCATCCTGTGAAAATTGAATGGTAGTACCGGACGATTAGTTGATGAGTTTCAGGTAAATCTGACAAGTGCAGTTCATCTTACTGCCTTACCTAAGGGCCACATATGTCAAAGGCCTAGAGGGCATGCAATTCTATAGTCATCACTTTTAACTGCTACTCTACTACTCTAGAGACATAAAGAATGCTATCCCGTGGTATCCACTTATCCGAGAAGAAGATTTAGTATTCACTTCCAATCATTTAACAGTTAGGTTTGTTATGTTTGATCTCCATGTCAGGTCTCACGACTCCGTGAGTATCAAGGTGTAGACCCGCACTTTGATGTAATTGCGAGGCAGTACCATGAGATTGTAAAGGTAATGCTCACTCGCCGTTCACAACCATACGTCATATGCTTGATGAATCTTTGCTAACCTGTTCGGAACCACAGAAACTGGAGGGCATGCAGTGGACGATCCATCAGGTCGAGATGGACCTGAAACCGGCTTCATCATGATCACGCAGGTGTCCAGTTACTTTCGGAGAAGAGATATGAGATATCTCGTGTCTGTCACCAGAAACAGAATGCCCAGGTTCCCAAGACGCTAGTTTCATTCGAATTTGTTGTCTCACGATTGCAGTAAAGCTTCACCCGAGCGCTCGGCGTATATACGGCGCTGGTGGTTGTTGGTTTAACGTGTATGTATTATGTGTGTGTTCTGTTCTAGGTATAGAGAACAATTCATGCATGGATCAAGCGCCATGGGTCTCATTTGAACTTGGAATCGAGCTTTGCTCAGAGAAGTATATCCGTGTGTTCGTTCAATGTAGTCTGTTGGATTCAGAGCAGCAGGCAAGCCTGGGGAAACTtgacatcttcttttcttcttcagttACTGTCGCCAAGTGCTGGACAACAGCGATTCAGAAACTGAGCTGCTTTGAGCAAACAGCGATTCAGAAACATGTGGAAAGAGTGCAGGAGAAGAGCATCACGTAGCCGCCACTATTTTTGTTGGCTGGGAGAGTTGCAGCTGTGATCCGTCATATTTAAGCTGCCGCTCTGTCTGTATATATGTATCCACAGGCCATCGACACGACACCGTTTGCAGTTGAGATGCAGTGTCGTCACTTGTTTGCTTTCCTGCACAAGGACTTTTTGCGTTTGGTAAAGCGGCGGCTCTTCGAAAAGACCTATTCCTTTTTTCTAATAATAAAGAAATAGCCATTTACTTCATTTCTCCATTTTTTTCGCGTAGTACTCCTTCCCTTTGCATAAGAATTCTTGTCATAAGATTTCTTGTCTTACgtgtatctaaacattttttaggtatagatacattcatttttagacaaatttgatacGGAGCGAGTGAGTACTGAATTATAAGTTGAGCGGCTTTCTTCCATTTTCATCGTGATTCGGATATGATGGTatatcaagaagaagaggatcgACACGAAAGAGACGACGTGATGAGTGACTGAGCGTTTCTTTTCTTGTCGGCTTCACTGTCAACGgcgcatcatcatcattatttCGGTGCCGCACGCAATTTATTATGCGCCGCATCAGCATTATTAACAGCAGGAGCACTGCTTTTGTTGCTATTGTTATTGTTCccggaaaggagaaggaaaagacTCGCACAAGCTCTCCGTGCTCATTACTCCCCTTGGCCTGGCCGCCGACGAATATGGAGGGCGCCGTGCTGTGCGCCGCCAACCACGCGCCGCTCACGCCAATCTCCTTCCTCATACGGTCCGCGCTCGTCTACCCTGACCGCCCCGCCATCGTctccgccgacgccggcggcgccgcgccgaCGCGGACATGGCGGGAGACCCGCGCccgctgcctccgcctcgccgccgccattgccggccTCGGCGTCCAGCGCCACCACGTGGTAACAAGAATTCTTAGATCGGATCGTCTTCTTCCGGGGGATCTTCCAATTCTTCGCTGGTCTCGAtctcggctgctgctgcttaaaTTTCCcctgtttgtttttgttgcagGTGGCGGTGCTGGCGCAGAACATCCCGGCGATGTACGAGCTGCACTTCGCGGTCCCGATGGCCGGCGCCGTCATCTGCGCGCTCAACTcccgcctcgacgccgccatggcctccgtcctcctccgccactcCGAGGCCAAGCTGCTCTTCGTCGACGCCGCGCTGCTCCCCGTCGCCGCGGAAGCCCTCCGCCTcgtctcctccgccggcgccaacCCCCCCATCGCCGTCCTCATCACCGAGCTCCTCGACGACAACAACACGaaccctcctccttcttcctcctcggcccTAATCGAGCACGAGTACGAGGCTTTAATGGCGGGAGGGTCGCCGGCGGAGGACTTCACGATCCGGTGGCCGGAGGACGAGAACTGGCCGATCGCGCTGAACTACACGTCGGGGACGACGTCGCGGCCCAAGGGGGTCATCTACAGCCACCGGGGCGCCTACCTCAACAGCATCGCCGCCGTGCTGCTCAACGACATGGCGGCCATGCCGGTGTACCTGTGGACGGTGCCCATGTTCCACTGCAACGGCTGGTGCCTCGCCTGGGGCGTGGCCGCGCAGGGCGGCGCCAACGTCTGCCTCCGCAgggtcaccggcgccgccgtcctcgccgccgtcgcgcgccACGGGGTCACCCACCTCGGCGGCGCCCCCACCGTCCTCTCCATGATTGCCAACTCCGCCGATGTCTCCGCCCCGCCGGAGCCGAAGAAGACGAACCAGATTCAGAATCAGAAGCAGAAGAACACCCCGCCggagccgaggaagaagaagaagaaggtggtcGTGATGACGGGCGGCgcaccaccggcgccggcggtgctcCACCGGATGGAATCGCTCGGCTTCCTCGTGATCCACTCCTACGGGCTGACAGAGACATACGGCCCGGCCACCGTGTGCACATGGAAGCCCGAATGGAATTCCctcccggcggcggagcgagccGCCATCAAATCCCGGCAAGGGCTGCACCACATCGGCCTCGAATCCGACATCAAAGACCCATCCACAATGCGCAGCGTGCCGCCGGACGGGGAGACGATGGGGGAGGTGATGTTCCGGGGAAACACGGTGATGAGCGGCTACTACAAGGaccccgccgccacggccgaaTCCTTCGCCGGCGGGTGGTTAAGATCCGGGGACCTGGCGGTGCGTACCCCGGGGGACGGGTACGTGAAGATCAAGGACAGGAAGAAGGACATCGTGATCTCCGGCGGGGAGAACGTGAGCacggtggaggtggaggcggcgctgtTCGCGCacccggcggtggcggaggcggcggtggtgggaAGGGCGGATGAGTTTTGGGGGGAGACGCCGTGCGCGTTCGTGGTGGTGAAGGAAGGGATGGGGGAGAAGGTGGGGGAAGGGGAGGTGGTGGAGTTTTGTCGGAGGAGGTTGCCGGCGTTCATGGCGCCGAGGACGGTGGTGTTTTTGGAGGAGCTGCCGAGGACGGCCACGGGGAAGGTGAAGAAGTTTGAGCTCAGGGAGATGGCCCGGGCTTTGGGTAGCCTCCCAAGGCCTCCGGCCAGCAAGCTCTGAAATTCTGAACGAATTAATGAACGATGGTTAACGTAATCACTGAATTCGTCTTCCTTCCTTCGTTTCGATCGCTTCGAACGCATCATCTTCGGGGATATGGATGGACAATCTATTAAGCACAAAGACATAGCTTCAAATCGAATCACTGAAACAACTGTCAAAATTTTAtcaagagaaaagaaaaatcctaGCACCGAGTGTCTCCGCCCGTACAAGAGACGATCGCCCCTGGCCTGGGGCTTGTCTCCACCTCTGCCTCTCTGTGTCTAACAAGTGATTGGATGCAATAACACGCGTGCGTGGATAAATAGATTTCTTAGTTACAAAAGTTTAGAAAAGAGAATGGTGTGATTCACTGGACATGTTAAATCTATCAGTAATGCTAGTTATTTTCCGAGGCCACTTGCTCGCCGACACTATTCTCAGATTCTCCGCCTACTTCACCATCTTCCTCGACGTAAGGTCGGCGGTGGTGCTATGATGTCGACTTTATCTTTCCTTCCCCCTTCATTATCGGTTCGTCCCTCTACACATGACGCACAACAATGAACTTCTCCAGCCACCCTTCCATCCCCAACACTACACCTCGCATTGCAAAAGGTTCTCCCGTGCTTTCCTTCTTCCTGCCTCGCGCTCTCTTCATCACGGTGCGCATCGCAGTGTCACATAACGGATGACTGTGGGATAACCATTTTTGTTCTCTCTCCCTCATCCTGTAGATCTTGTAGATGAGATTCTGCCTAACTGCTGTCCATTGGACCACGGTACCTAACCATTCCTCGTTCCACTAGAATCATTCACAAATTACAGTAAACAAATGACGAAATGGCCATTGACCCAACCCAACCAAAATTTTGTATAGTAACCCAATCTCTAGAGACGCTGTAGTCCATAAATAAATAGGGGCCGGTAATATACATACTCCCGCTAATAATCTCAGTCCTAATCCCCCACTTGCAAGTTCCAACCCACGCGGTCGGAGACGGAGAGAGCGGAGGGGTCTCAGCCCGCGCGCCCACGGATCGCCTCGCCGGCGAgggaagccggcggcggcgatggcccCATCCTCAGCGCCTCCCCTGCTCCTGCGCCGGCTCCTGCTGGCCCTggccctcgccgcctcctcctccgccgccgccaggatcCCGGCCTCCCTCACCCCGATCTCGCGGGACATCTACCACTCCAGGTACGCCCCCCGCCTCCCCCTCGCCGCAGACCGACCTTACCCTCCTGGATTCCGGTAGAGCTTCTTCCGTTTCGCCACAACCCCACGTCACCCACCAACCGCCAGGTCTGAATTGGTAGTCGCTGAATCAAACGTCTCGTAAATTAGTAATTTTTCTGAGTGCATCAGCTGCCCGTTGCGATTGGTTGTGGACTTGTGGTTCTCACTCCCAATGCGCGTACTGCTAGTTGATTTGGAATTGGTCTGGTCTTTGatgaatattttttgttttgaggtATCTATCACAGTCTGCGGAGACAGCATATATTATAGCCCCCTCCCTTTCTACTACAGTACACTACTATGCTCCTGCTCGGCAACCGGAAATCCCGTGTTTTGTTAGCTAGCTTGATGGAAGCTATGACTGTGTGCGCAAATCATCGCCAGCACTAGTATGATATGAATCTGAGTGAGTGAAATGCTTCCTGATGGGTACTCTTTTAGGGCGCGTAATGCCGCCGGGTCTACTAGCATTTTTGTATTTGCTTCGTAATCCTAGATGTAATGTGGGAGCCTGCATTGTGGCGTTGCTTGTCTGCTTATCACTTGAATCAAAGTAATGTTTTTTCTCCTGTATCGACTTGCCAATTTATGCGCTCTCTTCTTTATGCTGGTGGTGCTTACTGTTGTGGTAACTGGTTCTGTTTATCTATTTGTAGTGATTCTATTCTGCATGAAATCAAGGCCTTGGTTGCTCGGAATTCAGATAGGTTGACTGTGAGTGGTTTACCTCTTCTTGTTCAGCCATTATTTGTCAGCTTGGTTCTCTTCCTAGTGGTATTCAATTCATTACACACCTTTTAATTTAACTGTTGCAGATGGATACTGTAAGAGCAAGTAACAAAGGATATTCTGCAGAGATGGTCGTCGTTACTTATAATCATGCGAAGGAGACCGTAGACAATGGCTCCAAGATTAACATCCTTCTGGTTAGTTTCATCCGAAATCTCTCCAGATTTTTAACAATCATAAGCATCATTCTGCCCCCAGTCAGTTTGCTTTAGCCTCTTGAATCATCCATGGCAACGAGATCACGCACCCTTGCTTCATCCATCTCGTTTCTGAACTCCCTCACTTCAATGGAGTAGTGGGCTTGcaacataaaataaaataacacaAGTATTTATTTTCAGTAATTTTTGGCATGTTGTTTGTAAATTAAATTATTGATGTCTTGCGGTTTTGACAGAAAGGTTCATTGTCTTCCAGAGCTTTGGGCAGCATGGAAGAGAACTTATTACCTCTGAAGTTGCACTGCATCTGCTCTACATTTTGACGGAAAAGCGCAAAATTGCCGGTGTGGATCTATCATCCTTTGAGAAAATTCTGGAGAACCTCGTGATCAAAGTAAGTCCTTCTGCAGCTTATTTTATATCTTCAGTCTCGGCATACAGAGTTAATAAGAAATTTATGGAAGTTTGGTAACAAGTCATACTCTTCTGTCTTCTCTTCAAAACTGAGGTATTATGGTTTAAAGTTGCACTTAATGTTTTAGGTGGTGCCTATGGAAAATTTTAACGGCCGCAAACGTGTTGAAGCAGGGGAGCTCTGTGATAGGAGAAATGGTGATCaatcttttttcttaaaaatcatcCCATGAAGCACTTTCTGTGCCAACTGTTTGATATCTTTATCTTTCTTATGCAGGAAGAGGAGTTGATCTTAACAGAAATTGGAGTGTTGATTGgggaaagaaggaaaaggtTTGTGTCTCAGTGTCAGTGGTTTATTGTTGTGAACTGGGAAAACTTGACTCCTTTGGGGTTCAGCTATATGTTGATTCCATTAAAATACACTTCAGATGTAATCTTGAATGGTTGTAGTCTTCTATGGTAATGTCCATAGTTTAtggtatttttttcatttttgatggattttttttatgaatttgtGGAATTAATTAAGTGAACTTGTGTGTGGCATATTATATAGCAAACATAATATAGCATTGCCCTAGAAGAGATAGGTTGATTGGCATCCAGGAACAGTAACTTCAGATCTTTGCAGACCTGGAGTGGATACTTACATATAGGGTAGGTGTGGTTTTTCACTACGTATATTCTTTCTTATTGTTACATTGAGTAATCAGAATTTTGCCAAACTTGTGTTCACTTTGAGCAAGTGCACCTTTATATAGCATGGTTCATTATCTTTCTACGATGTATGTTCTTTGTTAGTTGTTTGGTTGGTTACTCATAGTTTCCTTATGTGCACAACATCATGCTTATGTGCTATATGTATACATTTTTCTTGTATTATAGGACTATAACCCATTTGAGGAGGATCCTGGTACTGCTCCTTTCAGCGAACCTGAGGCTCAGATCATGCGAGAACTATCCAAGTCATTTAAACCACATATCTGGGTGAATGTGCATTCTGGAATGGAGGTAATGCAGCTATTGTTCTTCTGCTGCTATACCATACTTTGTTGTATAATAGCAAGCTGGATATAGTTCGTGAAGGGGAGGGAGGGACCAAATATCTAACTCGGCTTTAGTATCAATCTCATGGGTTATTCGCCATAGTGGTATAGAACCCTAGTGAAGTAAGTCTTAATCGATGCCACTAACTGCTGTTTTTATAATTCTCCCATTCTGCTGTTCAACTACAGGCCTTGTTTATGCCATATGACCACAAGAATACTACACCAGATGGAGTATCTTCTCAGTTAATGAGGTCAGTTTTGGAGAATTTGAATCATCGTCATTTCCAAGATGGCTGCCTAGTTGGATCAGGTGGTGGAGCTGTCGGGTATGTAACATCCAACAAGTTGTTCAAGTTCTCTGAATCCAAAAGTATCTATGCTAAGCCTTTTTTGCACTGAGGGTACTTTTGTGTGAGCTTCCATATTTAATTCAAACTTAAACCAGGTACAGAAGCTCCCTAATAAAACCCTAAACCACCAGAATGTACTTATACTTTTTTATACCATCACTTACTAGGTACCTTGCACATGGGACTACAACTGATTATCTGTATGACATTGCGAAGGTGCCAATGCCTTTCACATTTGAGGTAAGTTAACATGTTGTCTCTATTCCGATTATTGTGAACCTGGGTTGACATAGCAGGACTCAATTCACTGTGTTGGTGTTCAGATATATGGAGATGAGAAAGCATCTACTGACGATTGCTTCAAAATGTTCAACCCTGTCGATAAGACAACATTTGATGTACGCAGATCTAGCATCTAGATGTCTAGTTAACTAAATAGTTTTTGTGTCCATATCTGTCTGATCACCACAATTTTCCTTTCCAGAGAGTCATTAACAAGTGGTGCATGGCTTTTCTCATACTTTTCGAGGAAGGATTGCGAAACCTGCCAGACGGTCAAGTAGTGTCCCAAGGAACGCTGGATAACTGGGTCCCCATGGGAG includes:
- the LOC100822768 gene encoding probable acyl-activating enzyme 1, peroxisomal produces the protein MRRISIINSRSTAFVAIVIVPGKEKEKTRTSSPCSLLPLAWPPTNMEGAVLCAANHAPLTPISFLIRSALVYPDRPAIVSADAGGAAPTRTWRETRARCLRLAAAIAGLGVQRHHVVAVLAQNIPAMYELHFAVPMAGAVICALNSRLDAAMASVLLRHSEAKLLFVDAALLPVAAEALRLVSSAGANPPIAVLITELLDDNNTNPPPSSSSALIEHEYEALMAGGSPAEDFTIRWPEDENWPIALNYTSGTTSRPKGVIYSHRGAYLNSIAAVLLNDMAAMPVYLWTVPMFHCNGWCLAWGVAAQGGANVCLRRVTGAAVLAAVARHGVTHLGGAPTVLSMIANSADVSAPPEPKKTNQIQNQKQKNTPPEPRKKKKKVVVMTGGAPPAPAVLHRMESLGFLVIHSYGLTETYGPATVCTWKPEWNSLPAAERAAIKSRQGLHHIGLESDIKDPSTMRSVPPDGETMGEVMFRGNTVMSGYYKDPAATAESFAGGWLRSGDLAVRTPGDGYVKIKDRKKDIVISGGENVSTVEVEAALFAHPAVAEAAVVGRADEFWGETPCAFVVVKEGMGEKVGEGEVVEFCRRRLPAFMAPRTVVFLEELPRTATGKVKKFELREMARALGSLPRPPASKL
- the LOC100823894 gene encoding metallocarboxypeptidase A-like protein MCYG_01475; translation: MAPSSAPPLLLRRLLLALALAASSSAAARIPASLTPISRDIYHSSDSILHEIKALVARNSDRLTMDTVRASNKGYSAEMVVVTYNHAKETVDNGSKINILLSFGQHGRELITSEVALHLLYILTEKRKIAGVDLSSFEKILENLVIKVVPMENFNGRKRVEAGELCDRRNGRGVDLNRNWSVDWGKKEKDYNPFEEDPGTAPFSEPEAQIMRELSKSFKPHIWVNVHSGMEALFMPYDHKNTTPDGVSSQLMRSVLENLNHRHFQDGCLVGSGGGAVGYLAHGTTTDYLYDIAKVPMPFTFEIYGDEKASTDDCFKMFNPVDKTTFDRVINKWCMAFLILFEEGLRNLPDGQVVSQGTLDNWVPMGGEIVERNVERKSSNEHRKLEGLDLGMQELRTYFRLFMLSTFLLMFMFCSRISKNRNRESGEQSI